The nucleotide sequence GTTGCTTGCTGCGTCGATTCCATGACAGCTCCGTTGAATGCCCAAGAGCGGTCACCTTCCAGGATTGATTGATCAGGATTCAGATGCAATGGATAGAGGTCGTTGCGCTGTTTAAACACCACGTTGTCCGAGGCGAACAGTCTATGGCGTCGTCCAGTCAGTATTGCTGCCGTAAACTGAAAAATTACCATTAATTTGTTACCCGTCGGGATAGGGTAGTATCCCCCAATCAGCCGTGGATGCAACCCAATTTCAAAACATGGAAATAAACACGAAATAAGAGTGTCATGCACAGTACACTTTCGCAAACACTTTAACCGGAAACGTCTGCGAGCCAAAGAAAAAGTGGGTAACATGTACCCCATTCATGCTTCTCTAACATTTGTTAACATTAACAGGTACCGCGTCCTTTTTCGCAAACCCGAACCGAGAAAAAACGATCCGTTCGATGTACAAAGTTTCAATCAACGGGTTCCGTGTCGTGTTATCACCCGCTACAGCTCTCATTGACGTTTTGGCTCTATAGTCCTTATAATGAAAACCGACTAATGGCATTCACGCAATTAATTACAAACAAAAAATAGTTTGAGCATCCTCACACCACGCTAACCAGTCCGTGTTTATGGTATGCGAGGAAGCATTTTGTTTAAAATTTGGCTCATTTTTGTAAACACTGCATATACAAAGACACAACGGTTGACTTCTGGCAGCACTTCTGGGCTCTAGTAAACGCAGTATTTCAAACGTTTTGCTGCATGCAAAGCTAGGGGGCGTGACGCATACAACGCACCGTATTTGCGATCCTTCATTCTAGACTTTTCGTGACGTTTTCCTTGCATTTTATAGAATGTACTGTAGCACAACAGTCACCGCAGCACGCTATCGTAAAGGTATAAAAGATTGCGACTTGAAAAATATAGTTTTAATAAGATATCTTTATACCTCATGCGTCAGTGCTTTCTCCGGCATTCTCGACGGCTGAATGGGACCACCAGGCACATCTCCATCCCTGATGTACAAAGGAAAACCGGCGGTTACAAAAAGTCATTTTTGTGCAAACCACAAAAACACTCAACGGTCATATTGTTGAAAATGCAAACAAGTCATAAGATAATATTCCCACCAATATACGACTACACTATTTTCTCCGACCTTCGAGGAAACATTAAAGAGGCTCTCCACCTGATGTCCTACCTGCAGATGGGTCATAACAAGGAACCTTGGGTATCCTTCTAGTTTCTGAAGTGTAGGTCAGGAACGTGACTGAAAACGCACAAAGGAAACAATGCTTTTAATAAATGTTACGGAACGCAGCACAAATGACACAAGCAGATCTAAGAAACTTGTTGTCGCCGTCGTCCCGTGACGAGCCCCCGGATtttcatcattattattattgttgttgttgttgttgttattattattactatgaTGAACTATATTATCACTACTGTGCGCCGCCATTAGAGGTGTCCgagaacagcagcagcagcagcagccttgGTAAATACAGGCGCGCCCCGTAACGTATTTCATTTCCCACAGCACATCACACATCACTTTGGAAAAGGTAAGAACGTGGATTACTACAGAGTTCAAGGCACGCTACTTTACGCTAATTTAGATAATCACATTAAGCTACAGGACAAATCACATATGTCATAGGATCACCTAACCATCGTGTGCTCTAATGCAGTGCCACTCGAGCTATCAGCCAACTTCAGTAGCCTCCACAAGTACAGGACGACCATGTACCACCTTTCACTTACCACAGCATATGACGTATCACcttcaaagaaaaataaatttgTGTACTTCAAAATACAACGTGCATTGCACTAGGAAGTTAAATCAGGAATAACTCACCAATGTGATAGGCAGACTTCACCATATTGTGCTCTAGTGTACTACAGCTGGAGGTCTCCGAGAGCCCAAGCAGCCATCGCAAGCACAGTGGGGACCTGGTACCATCCATGATTTGCCACAGCGCATGACATGTCAACTTTGGAAGAACAAGAAGTTGTTTTACCTCAGCACTCAAGGTACATTCCATTAGAGTCAAATTAAGCTACAGAACAAATGACCAATGGGATAGGCAGACTTCACCATATTGTGCTCTACTGCACTACAGCTGGAGGTGTCCGAGAACCTCAGCCGCCTTTGCCAGCCATAGTGGGGTCCTGATATCATCTATCATTTCCCACCGCATATGACATATCACCTTGGAAGAACAAGACCTTGATTTACATCAGCATTCAAGTCACACTCCATTAGAGAGTCAAATTAGGCAACAGAACAAATGACCAATGTGATAGGCAGACTTCACCATCTTGTGCTCTAGGTGTCCGAGAACCTCAGCAGCCTTTGCAAGCACAATGGGGGCCTGGTACCATCTATCATTTCCCACAGCATATGACATATCACCTTGGAAGAACAACAACTTGGTTTACCTCAGCATTCAAGGCACACTCCATTAGAGAGTCAAATCAGTCTACAGAACAAATGACCAATGTGATAGGCAGACTTCACCATGTTGTGCTCTAGTGTACAACAGCTTGCTGGTGGTGTCCGAGAACCCCAGCAGCCTTCGCAAGCACAGTGGGGACCTGGTACCATCTGTCATTTCTCACAGCATATGGCACATCACCTTGGAAGAACGAGAACTTAGTTTACCTCAGCATGCAGGGCACACTCTGTTAGCGAGTCAAATTAGGTTACAAAACAAATGACCGGTGTCATAGGCAGACTTCACCATGTTCTGTTCTACTGCACTACAGCTGGAGGTGTCCGAGAACCTCAGAAGCCTAAGCCAGCACAGAGGGGGCCTGGTACCATCTGGCATTTCATACAGCATATGACATATCACCTTGGAAGAACAAGATCTTGATTTACATCAGCATTCAAGGCACACTCCATTATAGAGTCATATCAGGCTACAGAACAAATGACCAATGTGAAAGGCAGACTTCACCATGTTGCGCTCTATTGCACTACAGCTGGGGGTGTCCGAGAACCTAAGCCGCCTTTGCCAGCATAGTAGGGGCCTGGTACCATCTAT is from Ornithodoros turicata isolate Travis chromosome 8, ASM3712646v1, whole genome shotgun sequence and encodes:
- the LOC135366268 gene encoding uncharacterized protein LOC135366268 is translated as MISGPHYGWQRRLRFSDTSSCSAVEHNMLTCHALWQIMDGTRSPLCLRWLLGLSETSSCSTLEHNMVKSAYHIVTFLTYTSETRRIPKVPCYDPSAGMEMCLVVPFSRRECRRKH